DNA sequence from the Candidatus Deferrimicrobiaceae bacterium genome:
AGAGTCCGTTACCGCACGCCTCGCCTACACGTCATCGCCAAGGCCGGGGCCTATTAGCCTCAGTCGATCCCTTTCAGCGGCACCGGAAGGGTTTTCCGTCCGCAAATTCCGCCGTATTACCCAACTCTTCCTGAATGCGCAGGAGTTGATTGTATTTACATACCCGATCGGTCCTACAGGCACTGCCGGTCTTGATCTGCCCCATCCCCATCGCAACGGTGAAATCGGACAAAAAGGGATCCTCCGTCTCCCCCGACCGGTGGGAAACCACCGCCGTCCAGCCGGCATTCCTTGCCATTTGCACCGCAGCCACGGTTTCACTGATGGTCCCGATCTGGTTCAGCTTGATCAGAACGGAATTTGCTGCCCGTTCCTCTATGCCCCGGGAAAGAAGAGCGGTGTTGGTCACGAAGATGTCGTCCCCGACGATCTGGACCTTTTCTCCCAGTTCCGCCTGAAGCATCTTCCACCCGGCCCAATCGTTTTCCGCCAGCCCGTCCTCGATCGACACGATCGGGAATTGGCGGACGAGGTCCGCATAGAGCGCGACCATCTCCTCGGAGGTCCGGGCGGACCCGTCGGATTTTGAAAAGACGTACTTCCCGTCCTCGAAAAACTCGCTTGCCGCCGGGTCCAGCGCGATCGCAACGTCCTTTCCTGGCCGAAAACCTGCTGCCGAGATTCCTTCCAGGATCGCCTCGATCGCCTCCAGGTTGCTCTTGAGCATGGGGGCGAATCCTCCCTCGTCTCCTACGGCCGTCTGATACCCTTTTTTCCGCAAGACGCCTTTCAGGGCGTGGAACGTTTCCACTCCGAGGCGCAGGCTCTCGGAGAACGTGGGCGCACCGTGGGGAACGATCATAAACTCCTGAAGATCGACGTTGTTGTCGGCATGCTTCCCGCCGTTGATGACGTTCATCATCGGGACGGGAAGGAGATTCGCCGTGGGACCGCCGAGATACCGGTAAGCGGGCAAACCTAGCGAGAGGGCCGCGGCCTTGCAGGCGGCAATGGAGACGCCGAGAATGGCGTTCGCCCCCAGCTTTTCCTTGTGGACCGTTCCATCCAGACGGATCATTGCGCGGTCGATGACAAGCTGTTCGGCGGCGTCCATTCCGATGACGGTCGGTCCGATGACTTCATTTACGTTTTTCACCGCGCGAAGAACCCCTTTCCCGCCGAACCGTTTCTTGTCCCCGTCGCGCAGCTCTACGGCTTCCCTTTTTCCCGTCGAGGCTCCCGAGGGGATCGCGGCCCGCCCGAGAACTCCGTTCTCCAGCACAACGTCCACTTCGACGGTCGGGTTCCCGCGCGAATCGAGGATCTCCCTGGCGACTACCTTCTGGATTCTGTTCATCCGTCCTCCTCCTTGGAGAGATTTTTTTCGGCCGATAGAAACGACGACCCGGGCAAACCGATGAAAATAGCCCGTTATTCTCCACCATCACCGGGGATCGGTTCCCTCGCTTCCATTTCCCGGCGGTAGGCGGCCACCAGCTCCCTGATTTCCTGGGGAGGATCGCCAAATTCGAGGAGCACCTTCCGGAGGAACCGGATCTCCTGGCGAAGCTGTCTGTTTTCCCACTCGATACATCGGTAAGACGCCTCGGTCCCCGAAAGCCGCATCTCCAGATTTCGGATCTCTTCCGACATTTCATATGCCTTGAAATTGATCGCGGCAAACCGGGTGGACAGCTCGTTGACCA
Encoded proteins:
- the eno gene encoding phosphopyruvate hydratase, giving the protein MNRIQKVVAREILDSRGNPTVEVDVVLENGVLGRAAIPSGASTGKREAVELRDGDKKRFGGKGVLRAVKNVNEVIGPTVIGMDAAEQLVIDRAMIRLDGTVHKEKLGANAILGVSIAACKAAALSLGLPAYRYLGGPTANLLPVPMMNVINGGKHADNNVDLQEFMIVPHGAPTFSESLRLGVETFHALKGVLRKKGYQTAVGDEGGFAPMLKSNLEAIEAILEGISAAGFRPGKDVAIALDPAASEFFEDGKYVFSKSDGSARTSEEMVALYADLVRQFPIVSIEDGLAENDWAGWKMLQAELGEKVQIVGDDIFVTNTALLSRGIEERAANSVLIKLNQIGTISETVAAVQMARNAGWTAVVSHRSGETEDPFLSDFTVAMGMGQIKTGSACRTDRVCKYNQLLRIQEELGNTAEFADGKPFRCR